A genomic window from Emys orbicularis isolate rEmyOrb1 chromosome 8, rEmyOrb1.hap1, whole genome shotgun sequence includes:
- the ANGPTL3 gene encoding angiopoietin-related protein 3: protein MKIALVFLFIAPFAISSKIDKDYSSIDSAPPEPNSRFAMLDDVRILANGLLQLGHGLKDFVHKTKGQMNDIFQKLNIFDKSFYELSLQTNEIKVEEEELRKTTSRLQANNEEIRNISLELNSKIEDLLQDKIQLQEKVGGLEEKVIKLVHIQPKVQEPKEMTSLKNFVQEQDNHIRQLLKVVQEQHAQLDKQHNQIKELEEKLSNTSFQENTESSFSLKQTEPKIIPLPSHNSTAPVQEFNGVATDCTALYNRGERTSGIYSIKPNGSEAFNVYCEMKSDSSWTVIQNRVDGSLDFNQTWESYANGFGDLKGEFWLGLAKLYSIANQADYILRIELKDWKDNKRYVEYTFTLGSPETDYTLHLSEISGNIPNALPEQTKLRFFMMDHDNATKRDFNCPERYSGGWWHRACEETNLNGKYIKPRSEGKLERRRGIYWKPQKGRLYLIKSTKLMIHPTDLESFE from the exons ATGAAAATAGCCCTCGTCTTTCTTTTCATTGCCCCTTTTGCTATTTCAAGTAAAATTGACAAGGACTACTCTTCCATTGATTCTGCACCTCCTGAGCCAAACTCAAGATTTGCCATGTTAGATGATGTGCGGATTTTAGCTAATGGGCTTCTCCAGCTTGGGCACGGCCTTAAAGACTTTGTCCACAAGACCAAGGGGCAAATGAACGACATCTttcaaaaactgaacatttttgacaAGTCTTTTTATGAGCTCTCACTGCAAACCAATGAAATCAAGGTAGAAGAAGAAGAGCTCAGAAAAACAACTTCCAGATTGCAGGCCAACAATGAAGAGATAAGGAATATATCCCTCGAGCTGAACTCAAAGATTGAAGACCTATTACAAGACAAGATCCAGCTTCAAGAGAAAGTAGGGGGGCTGGAAGAGAAAGTAATTAAATTAGTCCACATCCAGCCTAAAGTTCAAGAACCGAAAGAAATGACTTCACTCAAA aatTTTGTACAGGAACAGGACAACCACATTAGGCAACTTCTCAAAGTTGTACAAGAACAGCATGCACAACTTGATAAACAGCACAATCAAATAAAGGAGCTGGAAGAGAAG CTAAGCAATACAAGTTTCCAAGAAAACACAGAGAGTTCATTTTCTCTGAAGCAAACTGAACCAAAGATCATTCCCCTTCCTTCACATAATTCCACAGCTCCAGTTCAGGAATTCAATG GTGTTGCTACTGATTGCACTGCGCTTTATAACAGAGGTGAACGGACGAGTGGCATTTACTCTATTAAACCCAACGGATCTGAAGCTTTTAATGTCTATTGTGAAATGAAATCTG ACAGCTCATGGACAGTCATTCAAAACAGAGTTGATGGATCACTAGATTTCAACCAAACCTGGGAGAGCTATGCAAATGGTTTTGGAGATCTCAAGG GGGAATTTTGGTTGGGACTAGCGAAGTTATATTCCATTGCTAACCAAGCTGACTACATTTTACGTATTGAGCTGAAAGACTGGAAAGATAATAAACGTTACGTCGAGTACACATTCACCCTGGGAAGCCCAGAAACAGACTACACACTTCATCTTTCAGAGATCTCAGGAAATATTCCCAACGCACTGCCTGAACAAACAAAACTGAGGTTCTTTATGATGGATCATGACAATGctacaaagagagatttcaaCTGTCCAGAAAGATATTCAG GTGGCTGGTGGCACAGAGCGTGTGAGGAAACCAATCTGAATGGAAAATATATCAAACCAAGATCAGAAGGAAAACTGGAAAGGAGACGAGGAATATACTGGAAGCCTCAGAAAGGAAGACTCTATTTGATCAAGTCAACCAAACTGATGATACATCCTACGGATTTAGAAAGTTTTGAGTGA